The nucleotide window GTGGGGCGTGCTCGCCAAACGCCTCTGCGTGGAAGGCGCGTATCCACGGGATCAGCACGGGGCTGTCGGCGTTCGATGCCCGCCGGAGCCCCCCCGGGACGCTACCGATCGGCCGGACACGCTCGAGCCGATAGATGCGCTGGACCATGACCCGCTCGGAAGGCTGGCCGGTGAGCTCCTGCCACGCGCGAGCGAACTCTTCGCCCACCGGGACCGGAGCGTGGACCCCGGGCGGTATCATCCCGGCGGCGAGGAGATCCTGGGCGATCACGGACGAGACCTGCGGATGCTCGATGCGCGACAGGACCAGCCGGTGGGGTGGGGTCATCATGGCGGCCCCCCTGAAGTCCCCGGCATCCATGATCACCGCGAAATAGGGCGGGGGATCTTGCGAGATGTGGCGTGACGCCAGGGTAGTCGGCACGCCCAGGAGGAGGTTGTGGCAGGCCTCGTCCGCGAGCAAGAACGCCTCGGCGCGCTCCAGGAAGGCCTGAGGCGTTGCGCAGTGAATGACGTCCACCCTCACCCTCCCTCCGAGTCGCGCGCCAAAGTCCGGAGGAGTTCGTGCACATCGTCGATGCGCTCCTCCAATCTTCTGGCGTGTACCTCCATATGATAGGTATTCAGGATGAGTTTCACAGAGACGAGTAAGACACCGGTCTCGAGAAACAGGTCGTGCGTGAGCCCCTTGACGAGAAGTGCAGCGACAAACAGAACGAAGGTGAGAACAATGACGGCAGACGAGGCACGATCGAGATGTCTGCCAATAGCATGCCTTTCTATCCCAGTCTCCA belongs to bacterium and includes:
- a CDS encoding GNAT family N-acetyltransferase; translated protein: MDVIHCATPQAFLERAEAFLLADEACHNLLLGVPTTLASRHISQDPPPYFAVIMDAGDFRGAAMMTPPHRLVLSRIEHPQVSSVIAQDLLAAGMIPPGVHAPVPVGEEFARAWQELTGQPSERVMVQRIYRLERVRPIGSVPGGLRRASNADSPVLIPWIRAFHAEAFGEHAPQIDAEQLVDRRLQGSTDGLYLWDDEGPRALAGFTGPTPHGIRVGPVYTPPEHRNRGYASGCVAALSRLLLDRGYRFCFLYTDLANPTSNRIYQRIGYEPVCDVAEFRFLPSRNNTP